The DNA window CGATGGATAAGCCGAGTCCAGCGCCGCCACCGCTGCGCGAGACATCGCCGCGGTAAAAGCGCTCGAAGATGTGCGGGAGCAAATTCGGCGCGATGCCCGGTCCCGTATCGCGAATATTGATGGCGATGTGGTCGCCGACGCGCGCGACCTGGATGCCGATGGTAGCGCTCGCCGGCGTGTGGACGCGCGCGTTGTCGAGCAAGATCAGCAACACTTGCTTGAGGACATCACGATCAGCGAGCACATTCGCGTCGAGCGACGCGGCATAGTCAATCGTGCGGTGCGGCGCGAGGAGTTTGGCTTGGCGATACACATCGTCGAGCAAGGGCTTGAGCGGCACCGGCTCGCGCCGCACCGGTCGCCCGGCGTCCGCGCGCGCGAGCGCGAGTAATTGGTTGACGAGGCGAATCAATCGCTCGACTTCATCCTTCGTGTCCGCCAACACATCCACGCGCTCTTTCGGATCCATCGGCGGATTGTTGCGCAGTAATTCGATGTTCCCGCGAATCGTCGTAAGCGGCGTGCGAAGTTCGTGCGACGCGTCACCGACAAAGCGGCGTTGTGTGTCCAACGCTTGTTCGACCTGGCGATACGCGGACTCGAGTTCGGTCAACATCGCGTTGAACGTCGTCGCCAGCTGACCGACCTCATCGTTGGGTCCGGTGTGTTCGACGCGGCGGCTGAAATTGCGTTCGCTGCCGATGGCTTGCGCGGTGTGCGCGATTTGATGAATCGGTCGGAGCACCATACCGGCAAGCACCCAGCCCACGATGAATGCGGCAACAATCGCGAGACTGCTGCCCACGATCAGAATGAGGCGCAGCGTGCCCAACGATTGCGTGCGTTCCGAGATCGGCGTCGCCACTTGGATGATTCGCGCTACGCGATTTTGTTGCAGCACCGGTTGGCTGTAAATCAGGAGCGGTTCATCTTCCACTTCGGCGACCTCGACCCAGGGCAAACCTTTTTGGAGGTCACCCAAGCCGGTATCACTCAACGGCAAGGTCGTATCGGCAAGGTCTGCCGTGCGCGCGCTGACCGAGCCATCCGCATTCCGCGTCTGGGTCCATCTGCCGGGCAAGGTCGTGGGGAGGGGCGGTCCTTCGGAAAAGCGCGGGAAACGCCGCTCGCCGCTCGCCAGCGCGTCGGCTTGGCGCGCGAGCGTGGTTTTGATCGCGTCGAAGGTGACGCGCGCTTGCGTGACGTAGAGCGCGGCGCTAAAGATGATCAGCGTGACCGCGAGGATCGCGCTGTACAGCAAGGTCAAACGTAAACGAATAGACATCTTTGATCGAACTAACTTATTCTTCGCGTAAAACGTAACCGACCGCGCGCACGGTTTGAATCAAACGCGGTTGTCCGCCGGCTTCGATTTTTTTTCGCAAGTAGCCGACGTACACTTCGAGTACGTTGTCATCTCCGGAATCATACCCCCACACTTCTTGCAG is part of the Chloroflexota bacterium genome and encodes:
- a CDS encoding HAMP domain-containing protein, yielding MSIRLRLTLLYSAILAVTLIIFSAALYVTQARVTFDAIKTTLARQADALASGERRFPRFSEGPPLPTTLPGRWTQTRNADGSVSARTADLADTTLPLSDTGLGDLQKGLPWVEVAEVEDEPLLIYSQPVLQQNRVARIIQVATPISERTQSLGTLRLILIVGSSLAIVAAFIVGWVLAGMVLRPIHQIAHTAQAIGSERNFSRRVEHTGPNDEVGQLATTFNAMLTELESAYRQVEQALDTQRRFVGDASHELRTPLTTIRGNIELLRNNPPMDPKERVDVLADTKDEVERLIRLVNQLLALARADAGRPVRREPVPLKPLLDDVYRQAKLLAPHRTIDYAASLDANVLADRDVLKQVLLILLDNARVHTPASATIGIQVARVGDHIAINIRDTGPGIAPNLLPHIFERFYRGDVSRSGGGAGLGLSIAQELIHAQHGTLTVESHIGKGSVFTVTLQSAP